A genomic window from Helicobacter pylori includes:
- the rplU gene encoding 50S ribosomal protein L21, translated as MSYAIFKHGGKQYKVVEGDIVLLDKMNKEPKALVELVEVLAVSKEGKLSCGKPFVNGAKIEAEVINEGRAKKVITFKKRRRKDSKTKRGFRRDFTRVRITKIVA; from the coding sequence ATGTCATACGCAATATTCAAACATGGCGGTAAGCAGTATAAAGTCGTTGAGGGCGATATTGTTTTACTGGATAAAATGAATAAAGAGCCTAAGGCTTTAGTGGAGTTAGTGGAAGTGTTAGCCGTCTCTAAAGAGGGCAAGCTTTCTTGCGGAAAACCCTTTGTGAATGGGGCTAAGATTGAAGCGGAAGTGATCAATGAAGGGCGCGCTAAGAAAGTCATTACTTTCAAAAAACGCCGCCGAAAAGATAGTAAAACCAAGCGTGGTTTTAGAAGAGATTTCACTCGTGTGAGAATCACTAAAATTGTAGCATAA
- the rpmA gene encoding 50S ribosomal protein L27 translates to MAHKKGQGSTQNNRDSAGRRLGVKKFGSEFVRAGNIIVRQRGTKMHPGNNVGMGKDHTLYALTDGVVKFEHKDRNRKKVSVVSGNFGE, encoded by the coding sequence ATGGCACACAAGAAAGGTCAAGGGAGCACGCAGAATAACAGAGATTCTGCAGGAAGACGCTTAGGCGTGAAAAAATTTGGCTCAGAGTTTGTGAGAGCAGGGAATATTATCGTGCGCCAAAGAGGCACTAAAATGCATCCTGGTAACAATGTGGGCATGGGGAAAGACCATACCTTATATGCGCTGACAGATGGCGTTGTGAAATTTGAGCATAAAGACAGAAACCGCAAGAAAGTTTCTGTAGTTAGCGGGAATTTTGGGGAGTAG